In the Castor canadensis chromosome 1, mCasCan1.hap1v2, whole genome shotgun sequence genome, GATGCTGGGAAACATTCCAAGGCCCCTAAAGCGGGCAGAGACATAATAGGGAAAGAACCTAGACTCCAAATGACTGCAAGACACAGAGCACTCCACAACCAACCCACCCAAGACTGTGCCACCAGTGAGAAATAAAACCTTTTGTGTTAAACTGCTGAGGTTTGGGGGTGTTTGAATTAGCAATCAGCCTACTATAACCAATGTCCACACCGCAAGGACACTGAGCCCAGTGAGTGGAAGAAGTGACATGTGAAATGTCTGAGTGAGCTCCTGGTTAATCTCATCAACTTGATTAGCttgagaagcacctaggagattagtaaagcacacctctgggtatgACTGTAAGGGCATTTCCAGAAAGGATTAACTAAGCAGGgaagacccaccctgaatgtgggcagcaccaccCAGTTAGGCTGGGGGCCCACATGGAATAAAAGAGCAAGAAGGAAGAAGCCTGGTAGCACAGGCATGCTTCTCTGCTTCCTAGCTACCATGAAGTGAGCTGATCCACCACCCTCTGTCATGACAGACTCAAACTTGTGAAATGTAAGCCAAAataatctttccttccttaaattGCTTGCTcataggactgatggagtggctcaagtggtacagcacttgcctagcaagcatgaggccctgaattcaaatcccagttctgctccccaaaAAATTCAGGCTCTAAAAGTCAAAGAtcacattttccctcatatgtggaaactagacctacaagttaaatgtacatataaatacatatatgatcatatataaatatatacacatatatagtgagagagactGCATTGGtggggtctgtctgaggggacaataggaggcaagagagggaaagaaaatgttagagaagaaaaatattgaaacaattcatctatatatgaatatactatAATACCACATAAGCTGTTGAAAattagggaagcatggtgatAAAGAGCAATGGGGgcattaatttgattaaagtacgaAACATACAGGCCTGaaatccccttggactatcaatagatacttaaattttttaaaaatgaaggacagaaaggtaaaacatcTTTTctaggggtgggtaccagtgggaagagggtaggcataaggaaagggtgaatgaggatgAATACGGTAGatgtattttatatccatatatgaaaatagaagaatgaaataagagggagaacaatggatactgatatattgtaagcacatatgtaaatatcacaatgtatccccttgtacaactattatatgctaatgaaattttttttaaactatatttttcgTCACACCAACAAAAACCTGTGTTAACAAAAACTTGATTAACACTGGGCTAGAACTAGCACTTCAGTCTTAGAAGTGGGATTGGGAACTATGACCATATACAACAAACCTGGGCAACACCAATTCCCAAAAAACTTTATTCATTGTTTCAAGTGGCAAAACGTCATTGGTCTCTGTGGGGCACCTGGCGGGGCGGAAGAAAATCTGAGGTGGGGCTTGGATAGGGCTCCGCCCATTACAAAAATCAAAGGCTTTTATAAAAAATGCTATAAATTGGTATCAAAAGAAAACCCAAGGGAGGCtggaggaggaagcagagaggagggaaggaagaaaacaaaggaaggacCAAAACCTTCAACCACTAGTGATGGAATCCAGGTTGGGAGGGAGATGTGGAAGAAAGTTAGGAAGGTGATACAAAGTGCATAAATGTGCCTCCCAGACACTCCTCAGTGGTGGAGGGGGATGGAGGCTGCAGCCTGGGCCTTGGTGGGGCTCCAGCCATCTCCTTGCTCAGGACCCCATAGAACAGGTGCTGCCTGAGACTGCCAGATGGGAAGAACCTGCAATGGTGAAAGAGGACAAGTGATCAGGGGAGAAGATGAGGCTTCAGCTCCCTCTGACCCCTATTCTGGCTCCCCCAGCTTAGCCCAGTTTTGAGAAAGACTCTGGCTAGGATCTCAAGCCTGGTGAGTACCCCCAGAAACCCTAAACTGAATGAACAGGCTTACTTACCACACTCAGAATGGCCAGAGGACCTGGAAAATGTTCTGGAGCCTAAGAAGCTAACTAGGGTGGAAGCCCCTCCCCCTAGTTTGTCCCTGTGGAACAGGGAAGCCAAAGGATTTACCAAGTCTCTGGAACTTGGTTTCACCTGCCTCTTTCTAAGCTAAGGATGGAAAGGGGGATGGGAGCTAAGGGTTAGAAGGGGCATAGGGTTCCCAGGTTCTCCAGGACAGGCTTTACTTACACCTGAATCCCAAGCTGGATCTAAGCCCAGGACCGTGCCCTCACCTCCATGACTTCTCAgaccttcttcttcttcagctTCAGAGCTTGCAGCCAGTTGGGCGATGATCCTTCTGACCTAGAAGACAGAGTGCAAAGGTTCAGAAAGTAAACTTCAGGGAagttgaacaaaatgagaatacaACATCAGGACAGAAATCTGCCCTCCAACCAGAACAGGCACCCTGGGGTGGAGCTGGAAAACTGGAACTCCGTCACCAACTTACACAGCGTGAGGCATGTCAGCTTCCCCTTCTGTAAAGAGGGGCTTTCCTTTCAGGGTAATACATGGAGGTCAGGGGATGTCTAGAGCTTAGTCACCTACCCTGAGGATTTCTCTGGCTTGGGAGGTAATGTGAGGGGCTTCCCCAGCCCTGGGACCTTGCAGGACTTGGAACGCTGGACTGAGGACTCCTTCTGGCTTGATTTACTCTCCACCTGCTCCCCCTCCTCAGCTGAACGGTTCCGGGAGCGCAGCTTGGCCTGAGAGATGGACATAAGAGGGACAGGTGGCAGGATTCAGTGGGTCAGGTCTTCTCCCAAGAGAGTGCAGTCTCCAGAACCAGGCCTAGACCCCTCTGCAATCCTTTTGCCCCAGTGAACAGGGAGTCATACAAAAAAGAACCTCCTTCAGAGCTGAGCCTTGCCTTACAACAGCAGGTCCTCAAAAAGATACTGCTGAACTAAGTTCAACAAACTGGGCTGAACAAAGCCAGTAGTGACTTCCCAGACCTGTGATTTTGCTCCTCTGCTCCCTCTGCCTGTAATGCCCCCATAGCCCAGACCCCATGGCTGACTCCTGCAGCTACCTCAAGCCTAAGAGCAAATGCTTACAAGAGTTCCTGTCCAATCCACCTTGTTCTTCCTTCCATCTCAATTGGCATACCACTGGGGGTCCAGCAGGGTAAAGGTACCTTCCAGAGCCCTCCATGGAGAGCAGTTGAGAGGAATGGGAGAGGGGATTAAGGGAATAGATAGCTGTATACAGAACACAAAAGCTGGGCTCAAGGAGGCCAGATGGCTGGATGTGCTCACTAAATGATCAGATGGTACCTTCAGGGCTGAAGGGCTCAGGCCAGGAAAGAGATTGACTTTTAGTCCCAAAGACATCCGTGTCCGACGGCTCTGAGGCTCTTCCACTACCTCCTCATCTGAAGATGGCACCCGAGAAGCCCGTGGCTCTGCAAATGCAGGGAAGTAGGTATCACAGCACAGGTGGCACCCCAAGTGCCACCATCACCCACAACCTGGATCACATGCCCCAGACACCAACAGAGACACCACTAAATAATACATTGATCCTACCTGTAGAATCTTGGAATAGACGTGCATCTGAGTCTGCCGCCTCTGACAGGCCCAGGGTACCCCCAGGCCGGATAGCCGGGGCCCGGTGCCCACGCTTGCGCCCCAAGTTGGCACGGCTCCGATACATGGCACTGTCAAGGATCTCAGTGTCCTGCTCAAAACATCAGCAATACCATTGCCACTGCCACCCCATGGTCCTGCCTCCCTTACCCTACAGAAGTCCCTCAATAATAGTTGTCATGGCTGGTACCTCCTGCAGTTACAGCTTCCTGTTCCCATAGCATCCATAGCCTGTTTCCTGCCTCCCAAACTAAACACACAAGGAAGCCCCAGGAATGAGGCTCTTGCTCACCCACCACCCCAGGCTTGCTCTGCACTGACCTCGATGAAGGAGAAGTCCTGACTGGGGCAGCTGGGGGGAGGGCCTTGTGGGGGCCGCTGAGGGGTTGGAGTAGGCCCCTGCTCGCCCCGCCTGGCCATAGCTGGGCCCCAGCTGCCATCCACCTCTTCTGTCCGGCTGGCTTCACCATCAGGCTGGGGCCTACAGGAGGGCATAGGGTCCCTCGAAGGCAGAGGCTCCAGGGGCTCCCCTTGGTCAGCACCTGCTGTGACTCCTTCCTCCTCCAACAGGACCCTGAGGCCTGAGGCCGCTGATGCCCTTCGAGCCGTAGTTTTAGAGCTGCTGGCTGCCAGCATCCCCTCTAATAGGCAATGGGAGCCAGAGGGCGGGGAGCGGGCCAGACACCTGCTAGAGCTGCAAAGAGGACAAACCAGAAAATAAGGTCACTGGTGAAACCTGGTCTCTCTTGCCTGAAGCCCACAGCCTAGAGGGGAGGGGTTGGACCAGCCTGTTAGGTTCTAATCCCCAATCTACCACTTACTACAGCTTGGAGAGGAATAAGCAGCAGGATTCAAAGGGAGTTCGGATATTCTccaaattttggaaaatttgccTGTACATAATGAGCTATCTCGGGGACAGGATCCAAATCTAAACATGAAACTCATCTATGGCTCATCTATATCTTATACATGCAGCCTGGAGGTaattatatagatagataggtagatagatagttttttgtttgtttgtttgtttttttagtgcACCTGCATTTTAACTGAGACCTGTCATGTGAAACCAGGTATGAAATTTTCTACTTATGACACATAATGTGAGCATAGACGTCtatgctcaaaaagtttcagattttggggcattttgaattttttattttcagattaggAACGCCCAACCTGTACCTGAGACCTTGAATGAATGCAGGGCAGGGGATGGGGGAATGGAGAACTAGGAAGCTAAAACACTTAGTACATACAGCAAATAGCAAAATGTCTACAAATCCCAGCTATTATTACTGCTGTCATTGCTGTTGTTCATGCTTCCTCCTGCTTAAGCAGTGATTTCTTGGAATGAGCCTATGCAACCTTGTGTCATCTTCCACCCTACCCCCACATCATTATCTCTTTATTCTCCAGTCCCACAGAATAACCACAGATGCCTACAACATACCCAGCCCCCAGCCAGATACACAGACACAAGCTATTCCTTCACCTGGGACACTTGCCCTACACCATTGTCCCTTCACTGACTCTCGCTCAGCCCACTTCCTCCTCTGAAGCTGTCTACTTCTCTcccccagccagccagccagcatgGGCCCCTCAACTTGAGCTGTGGGCTCCAACCTGTGCCAGCCCATGCTCACTCCTAGGATTCTTTGTCCCTTGTCCCAACCCCCAGCTCCTCAAGGGCAAAGTCAGGCCCTTTTTGTCTTTGTGCCCCCAGCACCTGGCCCAGGAGCCAGACAAAGCAAatgtttgctgagtgaatgaaaGGCGGAGTCACCTTGGACTTCAACACAGCCTATGCGTCTTTTGCCTACCTCTCCCTCATAACCTGGAGGGATTATAACAAACACACCCAAGAGGCGCCACACACTCTCATGGACTCTACTTCACACCATGTCCAGCTCTCACTCCCTAAAACACACACACTCGTCGCACAGCTCAGGCAGGACAGGTGTGTGCTGGTATCCACCACACCTACACACAGCACAGAGCCACACCACAATACATGCATGCACCCCATAGTCAAGCCATCACAGAGGGGTGGGAAAAGGCTGGCTGGTGGTGCCCAGAAGCCAGGCTGTCGAGTTCCCCTGGTATTGAATGGGGAGGAGAATGAGGCAGGTGAGTCAATACTGAGCAGGAAGACGGGGCAGGGAGGCATAGAACATGCGTCAGTCTGTCTTTCCACAAGCTGCTGACAGAAGGAAATTAAAGcagtgtggggagggaggagagagaggagtgtggggagggaggagagagaggagtgtggggagggaggagagagaggaaggtgaTAGCAGTTGCTGCGGTACAGCAAGGCAGCAGAATCAGGAGCAGCCCTGGATGGGAGCCAGAGTCAGCTCACCTTGAAGCCAGTTTAAGGGTCAGGAAGTATGGTGAGGAAGAGGTAGCAATGGGTCCCCACCACGTCTGAAAAGATAGGTCCCAAACCCGTTCCTGGGAAGGGCAGAGCAGCCAAGGGAAGGTCCTACAACCAAGGGGTGGATGGAAAGAGTCATTCTCCGAATGAAAGCTGGTCCCAAGCCACAAGGGCAGAGGTCAACAAAGGGAGCTGGGTGGGCCCTGGGGGTGGCCATGGTGATTGGGAGAACCCTAGAAAATGCAGTATGCATCCACCCGGAGGCCTCGCCTTCACCCCTTATCTCAGGAGCAGCTGTCCTGCCCCTGAGAGCCCAGGGGTACAACCTGAGGTTTCCTGGCAAGtaagccaaaggaaaaagaaattagggACCTGGGTACTGAGCCCTGCCACTCCTGGACAGATGCAGGCTCTGTCCCCTCTGTACCAGTGGCCTTGGTCACAAGTTACATGTCTACTCTAAGccttagtttctttatctgtaaaatggggataataaaagcaaatataaactTTGCTGGGTTTATTAGCAGAAATATGCACCTAGCACTTGACAACAAATTACCAGGATAATGTTCGCCATCTTCAAGGATGCATCTCATCTCCCATCATCTATACTCATCACCTAGTCTGGACTTTGGACTATCCCAGCCCTGACCCCACCACCGCCTCATACCTAGGGTACAAACCCAGGATATTTAAGGCTCTGAGACCTGAAATCAGAGAAGGTCAAGGCTGTAGCTAGAACAATGTGCCTGAAGGGACAACAGCTGGCCTTGATcctagggagacagagagaaccACAGGATTGGGGCacacaggaacaaaaagaaacTCGCAATCACAAGCTATGGGAACCTCTGTAAATTACAATGCCTCTGTGGACCCATTTCCCCACCCATGAAATGGTAGGGGTACTTGATCTCTGAGGATACTCTTGGCCTCTATGAAGACCCCAAAATGGCTCAGAGACTTCTGTGTTTCTGGGCCCAAGGAGAAGAGCAAGGGATGACGAGGAGGCCAGAAAAAGGAAAGGACAGTACTCTAGCTCTGGGGTACCTAGGAGCACCACTCTACCAGGACAAGATGGCCCCAGACCCAGGAGAGGCCCaagctctccccaccccacccacctccATGCTGGCCTCACCACAGCTGTACCAGACAGCAGTCCAGCCAACAGTGTCCACAGACACTTTTGTCCATATGAAGATGACGACAAAATGTCCCTGAGGGTCTCATCTTATGAATCACACATCACATCCAAACTtgcaaaatgaatacaaatacagGTGACTAACATTTTTCTCAGTGACTACCACATGCTGGACAGCTTTATATCTATTACTTTGGATGTACTAACCTGGTCCTCACAAAAACTCCATGGGAACTGGGAGTACACTActcccaatttacagatgaggaatgtGGAGCCCTAAGAGAAGgcacctgcccaaggtcacagaggtgGTGAGAGAATTGAGACCCAAGTTCAGCAGATGGGCCCAAAGCCAGACTACTTTGCCCTACTCCCAAGGACTTCCAGATACAAaggaaacctccaaatttttcttaaaactttccATCAGGTAAAATTTCCCTGTGTCAGATGCTCAGAACACCATTCATTAGGTAAGTGAGCAACACTGCACTCCTCAACTTCAAGGTCCTAAGATGTCCTACCAGACACACTGAGTCTCTCATATGGCCACAGAGCATGCACATTTCCAACCATAAGCATGGACTGGCTTTTGTTAGGACACATTTTGGAAAAAGCTGCCAGAAAGCATAAAATCCACACAGGCCCCTCCAAAACAACTGTTTCCATTAGGCTGTGAaagaggcatgctttctgctgcACACACTGAAGCTCACCTGTACAGCATCAGGGCTAATCCCTGAGACTGCCAACACTGGCTAGATTATGGCAACATGGCCAGAAAAGCCCAGACATTTTAAAGTATGGAGAACAAAGCAGCCCAACCATCACAGCCATCCCTACCCTGCCAGCTTGCAGGCAGTCCCCTCCCTCCATGCTAAACAAAGGGAAGGACTCTGCCTTTCTCAAGAGCCACCCCATTTGTCCTAATGAGAAGGGAAAGGCAGAGGGCCCTGGGCCCCACTCTTTGAAAGTCTAAGTTAAACACAATAGCCACATCTGAAAGCAGTTGACAGAAACAAGCTGGAAAAGACATATTGCCACCTCTGTGTCCTTATGAGGGTCACATACTCTCTTGACCTGCCAAAGGGAGAGAATCAAAATCCCTGTCCCAGATTCACAGAGCAGCTTCGAAGATCAATGAGGTAAAAATGAGCAGCTGAGCACTGGGGCATGTGGAGTGCTGAGTTCCTGGAAGAGAAATCAGGAGCAGCCACACCAAGCCCACCTCCCTGCACCAGGAATATTACAGCCAGAACCCTGGGTTTCCCAAGTCTAACTGTTAGACACTGAGGCTGAGTCAGGCAACTAGTCAAGGATCACAGGAGCTTCCCAACTTCTAGTTCTAAGTATACCCAACTCCACAACTCTCTATTGTAGCCTCCATCATTTCCTATACTTTCCCACTTCTCAACAGCCTGGTCCCCCAGAAAGCTTCCTTCCTGGCCTCCTGCTCCACCTCCATCCCAAATGCCTCACCCAATGCCTATCCAGAGCCTCTTCAGCCCCTTCCTGGTCCctacttccctcctcccactaccATCTGCCCCTTCCACTTTGAACAGCCCTCACCAAcacctcctttcccttcccttcccacatGCCCAATGGGAAGCTCCCGCTCTGGGGCTGGAAAAGGTAAATTTTTctactaaagaaaataaaataaaacctcaatgGATAGAAATATTAATGACATATTCACTTGATGCCTTTGTTCACACCATTTCCAAAAGGTGTGAAATCACCTCAGTTGGTTTTAGAACATCCATGAGACAGACTGTAGTTGACTCCTAAAATACCAGTCTGTTCCTTTGGAAAGTCCTCTTTCAGCAACTTGGGGTGGGGGATCAAGGTCATGGGCCAGGAGCCAGGTCCCAACAGTTTCAGGTTCCTGAACTGCTGCTTGCCTGGGCTCTATGACAGGGCAGGCAAGTGTACCAAGTTCCTAACTTCTTGGACAATGAGCACCACGTCACCCATCTGTAGTGGACCAGGCCAAGATGACACGAGGTTTTCCTTCCTCTACCTGTGGAAGCACCACATTTCCTGGCCCAGGAGTACCTATGGCTTCAGGGCTAGGAGGCCTGGAGAACTGACCACTGTGTACAAGAACAGAATCCATCATGAACCATTCAAGATGTGGCAGACTTCACTTCCCCCACACAGCCACCATTCAAAAGCACCaagaaaaacctaaaacatgagtTGCAAAAGAGTAAACACCTTACATTCATCCTCCAAAAAAAGGAATTCACCTCTGTATGTTTCATATTTCAATACAAAGCAGCTAAAGCAAAATTAAACTTTCACAGCCCAAAGTCTCCATTTTCCAAACACTGCAAGTCCACAGGAAAAGCTGGCTCTTTCCTCCTTAGAAAGATTCCGCTTCTTTAGAGAACAGTCACACCTGCCCTCCCACCCTCAGATGGGGCTCCCTTACCTGGCTCCAAAGCCTGGGGCTTCTCCTGTCTCCATTCCAGGGTCTTCAGGGAAGGTCTCAAAGGAAGGTGAGGAGTTGTCTTCACCCAGTGTCTCTGGCCCACTTGTCTCCCCAACCCCTAGCTCCCTGGCCTCCAGGGGGTCTCCGACCTCCAAACCAGGGGACAAACCACCATTGTTCCTAGGGCTTAGCTCCAGGCGAGGGTACATCTCTCCTACTCCATGCTCCCTTGCTTCACTTGGGGCCCCAGAGAGCTCCATGTTCCGAAGCCCCAGGTCCTGGGCCCAGTCCATCTGCCCCACTCCACAGCCCCGAGAACCTCCAGACTCCAGGTCACAGGACACCTCCAAATTCCTTAGACCTAGATTGTCGCCCCAGTCCACCTGACCCACCCCAAGCTCTCTGGGCTCTCCAGGGCTGCAACTTGCCCCTGGGGCCATGTTTCTCAGTCTGAGATCAGGTGTCCAGTCTGCCTGTCCAACTCCACGTTCCCTTGATTTAAGGAACTCTCCTGCCTCCACACTTGACCAGTCAGGTTGTCCCACACCACTCTCTCTAGCCTGACTGTGGCCTCTCACCTCCCCAGCCCCAGCCAAATCTCTACTCCTCACCCCAACATCAGAAATCCAGTCCTTCTCCCCAGCTCCCAATCCTCTGGGCTCTTCAGACCCTCTAGTTTCCAAACGGCTGGCCAGGTCCCTGTCTCTCAAGCCCAGGCTGTCTGACCAGTCCATCTGTCCCACAGCATTCTCTCTGGCCTCACTCGAGCCCCTAGACCTCACACAGCTAGATACTTCCAAGTTCCTGAGACCCAGCTGGTCAGTCCAGTCCACGGCCCCAGCCGTGGTCTCTCCAGGAGGCACAAAGTGACCACCTCCCATCTTACTGGAAGCACTGCTCACTCTGTCCGTGCTGATGACACCAAACTGATAACTCCTCTCAGTGGCCTCAATGCACAAGTCCTCACTCCAGTCTTGCCGCCTTGGGCTAAATGCTGCCTCTGGCTGACGGACAACACTAAGGCTGAACTCCCCATCCCAGCCTTGCTTCCCTAGCTCCCCTTCTTCCAGGTCAGTATCAACAGGGCTCTGAGCCCCTGCCAGTGGCCTCCCCTGCAGCCCTCCAACATCCTGATTCGTGTTACTGCCCTGCCAGTTACCCTCGTCTCTCTGCCTGAGGGCCCCATCTTGCAAATGGGGGATGCTGGGGCTGAACAGGCCTCCTGACTCTCCTTCTTCTGGCCGGCCTGCATCCCTGCTGGTCTCACCCAGGCTATCTTCCCCACTCAGCATCTTCTTCTCAAACTCCTCATCCTGCTGCTGGGCATCCTCAGGGCTGAACCCAGAACTCAGAGCTCGCGGTCCAAAGCCTCTGTCCTGTGCACTGACAGCCCCAGAGCCACTGCTGCTGCTGTAGTCCCTCATCCATGAGCTCTTCCCAAACTCCTCGTCCTGCTGTGATGCAGCCCGGCTGCTGTAGGTGCCAAGTGAAGAGTCTCTCTTCTCAAACTCCCGGTCCTGCTCCTCAGCATCCTGACTGCCATAGCCACCATGGTGGTCCTGCATCCCTGATTCTCGGCCCTGCTCCTCTGCATCCTGGCTGGCGTAGGAGCCTAGAGAATCTCTCTTCCCAAATTCCCAGTCCTGAAGGCTTGCGTCTCCACTGCTGTAAGGACCCCGCGAACCTCTCTTTCCGAATTCCTGGTCCTGGAGCTCTGCATCCCGGCTGGAGTAAGTGCCCTGGGAATCCCTCTTTCTGAACTCCCATTCCTGCACACCAGTCTCCTGGCTCTGAGAGCCCAGCTGGGCTGGCTTTCCAACTACCCGCTCATGGGCCATGAGCCCCCCTGGGGCAGATACTTCACTCCAGTCTTGGCTGCTGctgccttctctcccttcctggcCACGGCCATACCTGCTGGCCCACTCCTTTCTGCTCCCTTCCCCAGCTCCTTGGCCATACTTGCTGGTCCAGTCCCTCTCCCCAAGGCCTGGCTCTCCAAGAGGGCTTGTGCCCCCAAGATCATAGTCCTGAGAAGCATCTTGGCGCCAGCTGGAAGGACTGAAACTGCCAGGATGTGGGTCTGCTGCAATTCCAAATTCACTCTGCAGATCTTTCTGGGCCCAGCCAAGAAGTCCCTGGgaatcagaaaaaaacagacaaagaaataaTGCTTACAGTCAACTGAGGTGGAATTCAATCCAGAATGACAGTCAGTGCTGCTCCAGTGCCAGAGAGCCCCACTTTAGAACAGAGTCAGGATTTGGatttcagctgtgtgaccttgagcaaatcacttaacttctctgggcctcagggtCCTCATCCTTAAAAACAGACAATTTCTACTGCAAGGAGCCAGTGTGAGAGGATTAAGATCATTTAAAACACCTACTCAGCATAACCTGGCACAAATGGGCACTCAACCAATGGTCCTATGGTCATGTTTACAACCCTTGGGCAACACCTGGCTAAGTGCCAGGAGAAATCCTGCCTGAAGGAGCAGTCTGTACATAGGACTGGGGGGGAAGTGGAGGGCCCTTTCAATTAGGAGAGGTCAAGACACAGATCCCCTTCCTGGGTACCCAGGCCCTTCCTTCCCAAGGAAAGATCCTCTGCCTGCTCTCACCAGAAGAGCTCTCCACCCTCACCTCAGCCGGCCCAGGAAAGCCAGGAGCGGCAGTCTCTGGCACAGGGTTCCCTGCACTCCCACCCCACCTTCCCTGACTCACCCCAGAGGGCAGGCGGGCTCGGGGCTCAGGGCCTCTGAGCCTGCCGGCCTCATCCCGCAGGGCTGCGTTGGCCAGCAGCCGCTCCAGGACAGACATGCTGGCTTCCCCACAACCAGGCTGGGCCatggccccacccccaccaccaccaccctgggGCTGCTGGGTGCGGTGAGTATGGGACAGGGCTGGGTTGCTCCCCTAGCCTGGACCTGTCCAACGGCTCCAGCTCCTGCTCCCTGGCCCAGCTCCCTGAGCTCCCTCAGAGCAGCTGCAGCTCTGGCAGCCCCGCCCAGAAGCCAGTTGAGTCACCCACATCCTGGGACAGACACACCTACTGCAGAGTCAGTTTGATGTTAACcccttcctgctcctcctctggaCTCCTGAGCCCCCACCCCTTGCCTCCAGTCCTACCCCTACCCGTCCAGGccaggattgaaaaataaatctcaaaagcCACCTGGATCCCAGCCCTTTAATGCAGAGGCAGCCTGGTAGGAAAAAGGGCACTGGGCCGGGAACTGGTGCCCTGGCCTAGGCCCAGCCACCAAACTTGCTGGGTAATTGTGCACAAAGATCTGCTTCCTCTAGGTTTCAGCTGCCCATCTACAAAACAGATCTGGAACTCAAGGGTAGTTCAGTCATAAAAGCCAACACTTAAGCACTTATGATGAGCCCAGCACTATCTTAATACGTTACGTGTCAGAACTCATTTAATATCCACCATCATCCTCTGAAGTAGAACCCAttgctccattttacagaaacagaaaccGAGACAGAGGTGGACAGGTAACATCTGGGCAAAGAAACAGCAGAACTAGGAGATGTGCACAGAAAACTGGCTATACTATCAGGTTCTAAATGACTATGCTATTTTGCCTTGCACAGTATTCCTGGTAATCATGGGCTGAACACTTAGCATATGCCACACGTTGCACCAAGCACTTTCTATATTTCATTTTGCCCATTATAAAAGGCAAATGCAATTACTATAAAAGGACCCTCTGAAGCTTAGAATTAAGGTATACTCCCAAGACTGCTCAGCTAGTGAGTACTGgtgtcaggatttgaactcatactACAACTGAACCCTCAGCACCAGCCTGTGCAGCTCTGCCAGCTTTCCCAGGTCATAAAGCTATGAGGTGCAGGTCCA is a window encoding:
- the Tnks1bp1 gene encoding 182 kDa tankyrase-1-binding protein — protein: MKVSTLRESTAMASPPPREMEEELVPAGSEPGDPRAKPPVKPKPRALPAKPALPAKPSLLVPVGPRPPRGPLAELPSARKMNMLAGPQPYGGSKRPLPFAPRPTAEASAGVEATQESGKDETGKEELPPLTPPARCAAPGGVRKAPAPFRPASERFAATTVEEILAKMEQPRKEVPASPDRLWGSRLTFNHDGSSRYGPRTYGVITGPREDDDKTLARRWSQEGPAKSPVECQEEHSKTAKERNPPSSLAINGDLAKLASSEPPTNVSEPWVPSSPGPTSGPGGSASPDLSPEVSGPAPGSPQLHSPDESSPCHCQLPEAQSPAASEASSCLPVTPASFCAALPDEGTCHPPSSVLPAEVAPESPRPSSPPLEKVSRCHSPEQPPATSPRPLIEGYELLDLARTFPSGEEAAAKRDTDPSPSSLAQRRFSEGVLRPPSRDQEKLGGSLAALPQTQGSQSALDRPFGSGAESNWSLSQSFEWTFPTRPSGLGVWRLDSPPPSPITEASEAAEAAEASNCAVSDQEEGVSQKGQGAQSAPGGPGRPSSWVQGDDPCISPLQKDDGESQPQSPALTCESPSTTEFPPGTPLLQAEERHQDQEPLSEPECPLPLATREAALPILEPVVGQQQPAPPDQPCVLFADAPDPGQALPAEEEAVILVQAETTQPKTEAEDCCRTSPQPAVPDSSSRWLDELLASPPPSGGSARRGAGSELKDASSPSTCSEGLLGWAQKDLQSEFGIAADPHPGSFSPSSWRQDASQDYDLGGTSPLGEPGLGERDWTSKYGQGAGEGSRKEWASRYGRGQEGREGSSSQDWSEVSAPGGLMAHERVVGKPAQLGSQSQETGVQEWEFRKRDSQGTYSSRDAELQDQEFGKRGSRGPYSSGDASLQDWEFGKRDSLGSYASQDAEEQGRESGMQDHHGGYGSQDAEEQDREFEKRDSSLGTYSSRAASQQDEEFGKSSWMRDYSSSSGSGAVSAQDRGFGPRALSSGFSPEDAQQQDEEFEKKMLSGEDSLGETSRDAGRPEEGESGGLFSPSIPHLQDGALRQRDEGNWQGSNTNQDVGGLQGRPLAGAQSPVDTDLEEGELGKQGWDGEFSLSVVRQPEAAFSPRRQDWSEDLCIEATERSYQFGVISTDRVSSASSKMGGGHFVPPGETTAGAVDWTDQLGLRNLEVSSCVRSRGSSEARENAVGQMDWSDSLGLRDRDLASRLETRGSEEPRGLGAGEKDWISDVGVRSRDLAGAGEVRGHSQARESGVGQPDWSSVEAGEFLKSRERGVGQADWTPDLRLRNMAPGASCSPGEPRELGVGQVDWGDNLGLRNLEVSCDLESGGSRGCGVGQMDWAQDLGLRNMELSGAPSEAREHGVGEMYPRLELSPRNNGGLSPGLEVGDPLEARELGVGETSGPETLGEDNSSPSFETFPEDPGMETGEAPGFGASSSRCLARSPPSGSHCLLEGMLAASSSKTTARRASAASGLRVLLEEEGVTAGADQGEPLEPLPSRDPMPSCRPQPDGEASRTEEVDGSWGPAMARRGEQGPTPTPQRPPQGPPPSCPSQDFSFIEDTEILDSAMYRSRANLGRKRGHRAPAIRPGGTLGLSEAADSDARLFQDSTEPRASRVPSSDEEVVEEPQSRRTRMSLGLKVNLFPGLSPSALKAKLRSRNRSAEEGEQVESKSSQKESSVQRSKSCKVPGLGKPLTLPPKPEKSSGSEGSSPNWLQALKLKKKKV